One stretch of Bradyrhizobium canariense DNA includes these proteins:
- a CDS encoding TerB family tellurite resistance protein, translating into MFGSIKTFISALVEHERQAPAVSKLQLVTAALLTRVATVQNEMSQARRAKLHAVLSSYFDLDDPATARLLEESAAVDRTAVDLYHFTRQLNQLLNDEGRRRLVRMMWEVVYADGRVTELEDNIIWRVSDLLGVTTRQRVELRRQIAPDRAVLSTGLAGRHF; encoded by the coding sequence ATGTTTGGATCCATCAAGACTTTCATTTCGGCTCTCGTGGAGCACGAGCGGCAGGCCCCCGCGGTCAGCAAGCTCCAGCTCGTAACCGCCGCATTGCTCACGCGTGTAGCGACCGTTCAGAACGAAATGTCGCAGGCGAGACGGGCGAAACTTCACGCCGTTCTCAGCTCGTATTTTGATCTGGACGATCCGGCTACCGCCAGGCTGCTTGAGGAATCGGCTGCGGTCGACCGGACCGCTGTCGATCTCTACCACTTCACCCGCCAGCTCAATCAGCTTCTGAACGATGAAGGCCGCCGCCGGCTGGTTCGGATGATGTGGGAAGTTGTGTATGCCGACGGCAGAGTGACTGAACTCGAGGACAATATCATCTGGCGTGTCTCCGATCTGCTGGGGGTGACTACGCGACAGCGGGTCGAGCTTCGTCGGCAAATTGCGCCCGACCGCGCTGTCTTGTCCACGGGTCTTGCCGGCCGGCATTTTTAG
- a CDS encoding DUF992 domain-containing protein, with the protein MSKICRLAVLCASMVALAGPAFAQAQPVRVGGLTCDAAPRVGLIVGSRQNLRCVFRSNATGRQYSYSGTISRIGLDVGVTGGGRLFWGVFAPTSHVGYGTLRGTYVGASGNASFGVGLGANVLVGGSHRTISLQPLSVEGQVGVNLALGVARLTLR; encoded by the coding sequence ATGTCGAAAATCTGCCGTTTAGCGGTGCTATGTGCGTCCATGGTCGCTCTCGCAGGGCCGGCGTTCGCGCAGGCCCAACCTGTTCGAGTTGGAGGATTGACCTGTGACGCTGCTCCGCGCGTGGGATTGATCGTTGGCTCGCGGCAGAATCTGCGCTGTGTCTTTCGGTCGAATGCAACGGGACGGCAGTACAGTTACAGCGGCACGATCAGCCGGATCGGCCTCGATGTCGGGGTCACCGGCGGGGGAAGATTGTTCTGGGGGGTGTTCGCACCGACCTCGCATGTCGGATATGGGACGCTGAGAGGAACCTATGTGGGCGCCAGCGGCAACGCGTCGTTTGGTGTTGGCCTCGGCGCCAACGTACTCGTCGGCGGATCCCATCGCACGATTTCCCTGCAGCCGCTGTCGGTCGAAGGCCAGGTTGGTGTCAATCTGGCGCTCGGGGTGGCCCGGCTGACGCTGCGATAA